The following coding sequences are from one Nilaparvata lugens isolate BPH chromosome 6, ASM1435652v1, whole genome shotgun sequence window:
- the LOC120352005 gene encoding uncharacterized protein LOC120352005 — protein MRKFINLLRYDGANSSLNFILFTISEFLVLSNILLVFLNETDNVEKCVLAAKDFVTLAYFYTSMYKRFQQPQAGIRLTETIEEEYLIDCYRLDYNEQKWRDIKQHYENNRSHLEQTGRLFNILTISCMAGITTRYAIFDLAKLFFGGRSMRGKPTPFVAYIPPDVDQTDFLVYIFVLQVFLTAILHMEGYFINCALFQCSQKILTNFEAMYIIIDHIAENYPSSSSLDFYDKNIEQARNNGFFNTDNARTEKLREDMRLLVRSHQHLNRSVKSCVKCFEYGILALSVLISMDTCSLFYSMLQAESNIIVMSYLLLCSTYTTLLLLVYYIGQRVTNQNDLFRRGLAKLQWIGKPIWFKRTLLIMMIKANTDIEIKPYSLYVLNLTSYKDIMKAAFTYGNIMYSRKST, from the exons ATGCGCAAGTTCATCAATTTGCTCCGCTACGATGGAGCCAACAGTTCTCTCAATTTCATCTTGTTTACCATCTCTGAGTTTCTGGTGCTGTCAAACATTCTCCTGGTATTCTTGAATGAAACAGACAACGTGGAAAAATGTGTTCTAGCAGCAAAAGACTTTGTAACGTTGGCATACTTCTACACAAGTATGTACAAGCGATTCCAGCAACCACAAGCAGGCATAAGATTGACTGAGACAATTGAGGAAGAGTACCTCATCGACTGCTATCGTCTGGATTACAACGAACAAAAATGGAGAGACATAAAACAGCATTACGAGAACAACAGGAGTCATTTAGAACAGACGGGCCGTTTATTCAACATATTGACCATATCATGTATGGCTGGAATAACAACCAGATACGCCATTTTTGATTTAGCAAAGTTATTTTTTGGAGGTAGATCGATGAGAGGCAAGCCAACTCCTTTCGTCGCATATATTCCGCCCGACGTCGACCAGACAGATTTTCTCGTTTACATATTCGTGTTGCAAGTTTTTCTAACAGCTATACTTCATATGGAAGGTTATTTCATAAACTGCGCCCTGTTCCAATGTTCccaaaaaatattgacaaacTTTGAGGCGATGTACATTATCATAGATCATATAGCTGAGAACTATCCAAGTTCTTCATCACTTGACttttatgacaaaaatattgaacaagCGAGAAATAATGGGTTCTTCAACACTGATAATGCACGAACAGAAAAGCTTCGAGAAGATATGAGACTCCTGGTTAGATCTCACCAGCATCTTAACAG atcCGTGAAAAGTTGTGTGAAATGCTTCGAATACGGAATACTTGCATTAAGTGTCCTAATAAGTATGGATACATGCTCTCTCTTTTACTCCATGTTACAG GCAGAAAGTAACATCATAGTCATGAGCTACCTACTATTATGCTCAACCTACACGACTCTATTACTTCTGGTTTATTACATAGGACAGCGTGTTACAAATCAg AATGATCTATTCCGACGAGGACTAGCCAAGCTTCAGTGGATAGGCAAACCGATCTGGTTCAAGCGGACGTTACTCATAATGATGATAAAAGCTAATACTGACATCGAAATAAAACCATACAGCCTTTATGTCCTGAACCTAACATCATACAAAGAT atcatgaaggCTGCTTTCACTTATGGTAATATAATGTACAGCAGAAAATCAACTTAG